Proteins encoded together in one Plectropomus leopardus isolate mb chromosome 19, YSFRI_Pleo_2.0, whole genome shotgun sequence window:
- the LOC121959292 gene encoding leukocyte cell-derived chemotaxin-2-like yields the protein MQVLLITAVLATVILCGASYEFGPLCCSNPINRVRGRDRHGSGAFGSSRGSKTHKGLDIECPDGSKVYAPMDMTITRQSRPYGTNSAIDNGIAFTANDLPGVSFKLWYMHPVKTSGTVRKGEQIGTMLPMQSVYPGITSHVHLEKGDETDPQSIIGTQNAQANRLFCSHRD from the exons ATGCAAGTTCTCCTGATCACAGCAGTACTCGCCA CTGTAATTTTGTGCGGTGCCAGTTACGAGTTCGGCCCGCTATGCTGCAGCAATCCCATCAACCGGGTCAGAGGAAGGGACAGACACGGAAGTGGAGCATTCGGTTCCAGTCG aggGAGCAAAACCCACAAAGGGCTTGACATTGAATGTCCGGATGGTTCGAAGGTCTACGCTCCGATGGACATGACCATCACACGTCAGTCCCGGCCGTACGGCACCAACTCGGCCATCGACAACGGCATCGCCTTTACAGCCAACGATCTGCCAG gagtGTCCTTTAAGCTTTGGTACATGCATCCAGTGAAGACCTCGGGGACTGTGCGAAAGGGAGAGCAAATCGGCACCATGCTGCCCATGCAGAGCGTTTACCCCGGCATCACCTCCCATGTTCACCTGGAGAAGGGGGACGAGACGGACCCGCAGAGCATCATCGGCACCCAGAATGCGCAGGCCAACAGGCTCTTCTGCAGCCACAGAGATTAG
- the LOC121959291 gene encoding cytochrome c oxidase assembly protein COX11, mitochondrial-like: MLLALLLRPSLCCPQAAPLSLTRCVRTLRCDASRSLLPSQAEHLLRRRLPPRLHTQSRGAKSRGRKSRSQEEEWRTRNKTVLTYIAAAGVGMIGLSYAAVPLYRLYCQASGLGGTAVAGHDVDQVETMKPVKERVLKITFNADTHASMQWNFRPQQTEIYVVPGETALAFYRAKNPTNKPIIGISTYNVVPFEAGQYFNKIQCFCFEEQRLNPHEEVDMPVFFYIDPEFDDDPRMARVDTITLSYTFFESKEGQTLPLPGYSYN, encoded by the exons ATGCTGCTCGCGCTCCTGCTGCGTCCGTCCCTCTGCTGTCCTCAGGCCGCTCCGCTTTCGTTAACTCGATGTGTGCGGACGCTCCGGTGCGACGCCTCCAGGTCGCTGCTGCCCTCTCAGGCTGAGCACCTCCTGCGGAGGAGGCTCCCGCCGCGCCTCCACACGCAGAGCCGAGGCGCCAAGAGCCGGGGCAGGAAGTCCAGGAGccaggaggaggagtggaggacCAGGAACAAGACGGTGCTGACGTACATCGCCGCCGCCGGGGTGGGCATGATCGGCCTGTCGTACGCTGCCGTGCCGCTCTACAGACTCTACTGCCAG GCGTCGGGGCTCGGCGGCACGGCGGTGGCCGGACACGACGTGGATCAGGTGGAGACGATGAAGCCGGTGAAGGAGCGCGTCCTCAAGATCACCTTCAACGCAGACACTCACGCCAGCATGCAGTGGAACTTCAGACCGCAGCAGACGGAGATCTAC GTGGTTCCAGGTGAGACGGCTTTAGCTTTCTACAGAGCGAAGAACCCCACGAATAAACCGATCATCGGCATCTCCACCTACAACGTGGTGCCCTTCGAGGCCGGACAGTACTTCAACAAGATCCAG tgtttctgctTCGAGGAGCAGCGTCTGAACCCTCACGAGGAGGTGGACATGCCCGTCTTCTTCTACATCGACCCGGAGTTCGACGATGACCCGCGGATGGCCCGAGTGGACACCATCACTCTGTCCTACACCTTCTTCGAGTCCAAAGAGGGTCAGACTCTGCCTCTGCCCGGATACAGCTACAACTGA